Proteins from a single region of Megalopta genalis isolate 19385.01 chromosome 3, iyMegGena1_principal, whole genome shotgun sequence:
- the UQCR-Q gene encoding ubiquinol-cytochrome c reductase ubiquinone-binding protein, with protein MGRHWGSIARITGITTFRLSPYEQKPFVGLVKDGFPNLLRRFREQAIRVLPCFLAADIIMKWATRANFLMHRKDPNDYVNDV; from the exons ATGGGCAGACACTGGGGTTCCATTGCTAGAATAACTGGAATCACAACCTTCCGACTCAGTCCATATGAACAGAAGCCATTTGTTGGATTGGTAAAGGATGGTTTCCCCAATCTATTACGTAGATTTCGTGAACAGGCAATTCGTGTTCTACCTT GCTTTCTTGCAGCTGATATAATCATGAAATGGGCAACGCGGGCAAATTTTTTGATGCATCGAAAGGACCCAAACGATTATGTTAATGATGTATAA